ACATCTTCTTTCCGACCGCAGACCCGGCGGTCGGGTTGATCAGTGCATTTGCCACGTTCGGCGTAGCCTACGTCGCCCGTCCGGTTGGAGGCCTGGTCATGGGCCACTTCGGGGACAAACTGGGCCGCAAGAAAATCCTGCTGCTCACCCTGGGCATCATGGGCCTGTCGTCATTGGGTATCGGGTTCCTGCCCGGCTACGAACAGGTGGGCATCTGGGCCCCGATCCTCCTGGTGGCCAGCCGCCTGGCCCAGGGGTTTTCCGCCGGCGCGGAATCGGCGGGCGCCTCGACCCTGACCCTCGAACATTCACCGGAAGGAAAAAGGGGCTTCTTCACCAGCTTCGTGATGACCGGCTACGCCTCCGGCATGGTGCTTGCCACCCTCGTCTTTATTCCCGTGGCAGCCCTGCCACAGGAAGCCATGATGGCTTGGGGATGGCGCATTCCCTTCTGGCTCTCCATCGTGGTCCTCGGGATCGCTTATTGGGTGCGGACGCACCTGGACGAGACCCCCGTTTTTGAGGAAGCCCAGGCAACGGACCAGGTGGCCCCGATGCCGATTAAGGAAGTGCTCAGGTTCCAGGGGGCTGACGTTATGCGCGTCGTGGGGATGTCCATCATGTCCGTCATGCAGACCGTTTTCACCGTGTTCGGATTGGCCTATGCCACCACTACTGCCGGCTTTGACCGAGCGTCCATCCTGACCGTCAATGCTGTGGCCATCGGACTGTCGATGGTGGCCATGCCGCTCGCGGCCAGGCTTTCGGACCGGATAGGACGACGCCCCTTGCTGCTTACGGCCGCCATCGGCTGCTCGGTTACGATCTTCCTCTACTTCCTCGCCCTGTCCTCCGGCAACCTCGCGCTGGTCTTCCTGTCCGCCTTCCTCAACATGACGGTGCTCTATTCGGGCTTCAACGGCATTTGGTAAGCATTCTTCGCCGAACAGTTCGCCGCCCCCGTCCGTTACACCGGAATGGCACGGGGTAACCAGCTCGGACTGGTTCTCGCCGGATTCGCACCAATGATTGCCGGCATGCTCCTTGCCCCCGGTATAACCGGTTGGATTCCGGTGGCTGTCTTCGCCACGGTCTGCATGCTTATCGCGGCAGCATCGGCCTTCTACTCCCCGGAGACCTTCAGGACACCTATTGCCGAACTGGGCACCTCCTACCTCAAGGGATCCGCACAGCGCCGTGATCTGCTGCTGGCAAGCAGGCACGAACTGCAGGACGCACCAACAGCCGGCACCCGGATCCACTGATCCCGCGGGCCCCCTAATGCAGCCCTAGCAACCAGTCAGGGCGCGCTGCGGGCGTTCCTGCCGGTACAGGTAGCGGCCGGCCTCACGGAACCCGGCTTTCCCGTAGAGTTGCTGCGCCCCACGGTTCGCCGCTGTGACCAGAAGCCAGAAGCCGTCCACTCCCCGCTCGTTGCCTGCCCGCAGCAGCGACTGCAGGATGGCGGCCGCGAAGCCCTGGCGGCGCGCGGCGGGCAGGGTAGCCATGCAGTACAGGCCGCCCTGCCCGCTGCCGCCCGGGAGGGCAAGGCGGCCGACGGCGGAAGCCCTGCCATCGCCGTCCCGCACCAGGGCATACACGGAGGGGCAGCCCTTAAGGATGGTTTCGGCGACGGCCAGGGAGTCCTCCCCGCCGCGGCCGTCCACCTCCCACCAAACCCGCAGCCACTCCCCTGACGGCTCCGTGGAGAGTTCCACCTCCGGTGTGGCGCCTGCGGGAATCCGGGCGTCCACGGCGCTGCGGGTCATGACCAGGGTCTCGGACTGGCGGGTGAAGCCCTCCGCGTCCAACAGTTCATGGAGACCGGACGCTGCCGGGGTGTCGAAGACCTGGAAGATGACCGGGAGGCTGCGGCTGCGGTACCAGGCCCTGGCCTCCCTGAGCAGGCCCGGGAGGTCGTCGCTGCACTGGTCGCCACCGTACTGTTCACTGCGTGGCCAGATGGAGTTGGCCCGTTGGGTGACGCCTTCGGCCGCACGAAACGTCCAGCCGCCGGCATCATGGCGGTCCGGTGCGGGCCATGCTGCGTCCATGGCGGCTTCAAGGCCCAGGGGTGCGGGGTGGACCCGGCTCGGTGTGGTCACGGGGCTGTTCCTTCCTTAACGGCAGGAGGTCCCCCGGGCAGACCGGGGAACCTCCAATGATTGCGGCCTTGGGCCACTAACCGTGCACTACTGCTTGTCTTCGGGCTTCTTCACTTCCGGCTTCTTGGCCTCCGGCTTGAAGTCCACGCCGGCCTCCTTGCGCTGCTGGGGCGTGATGGGGGCCGGTGCTTCCGTGAGGGGGTCGTGGCCGCCACCGGACTTCGGGAAGGCGATGACGTCGCGGATGGACTCCACCCCTGCCAACAGCGACACCACGCGGTCCCAGCCGAACGCGATACCGCCGTGCGGGGGTGCGCCGTACTTGAAGCCCTCCAGCAGGAATCCGAACTTGGTCTGCGCGTCTTCCTTGTCCAGGCCCATCAGTTCAAAGACGCGCTCCTGCACGTCACGCTGGTGGATACGGATTGAACCGCCGCCGATTTCGTTGCCGTTGCAGACAATGTCGTAGGCGTAGGAGAGCGCCGACTCGGGATCTTTGTCGAACGTGTCAAGGAATTCCGGCTTGGGTGAGGTGAAGGCGTGGTGCACGGCAGTCCACTGGCCTCCGCCGACAGCAACGTCGCCGGAGGCAACGGCAGCGGCGGCCGTCTCGAACATGGGTGCGTCCACAACCCAGCAGAAAGCCCAGTCCGTGGGATCGATCAGGCCGGTACGGTGGCCGATTTCCACGCGGGCCGCACCCAGCAGGGCGCGCGAGGGGGTCTTTTCACCAGCGGCGAAGAAGATGCAGTCGCCGGGCTTCGCGCCCACAGCGTCGGCCAGGCCTGCGCGCTCGAACTCGGTGAGGTTCTTCGCCACGGGGCCGGCGAGTTCGCCGTCCTCCTTGTACAGGACGTAGGCAAGGCCCTTGGCGCCGCGCTGCTTGGCCCATTCCTGCCACGCGTCCAGGGCACGGCGTGCCTGGGAAGCGCCGCCGGGCATGACCACGGCACCCACGTAGGGAGCCTTGAACACGCCGAAGTTGGTGTCCTTGAAGAAATCGGTGAGCTCGGTCAGTTCCAGCCCGAAGCGAAGGTCCGGCTTGTCGGAGCCGTACCGCGCCATGGCGTCGGCGTAGGTGATGCGCTGGATGGGCGTCGGGATGTCCGCTCCGATGAGCTGCCACACTGCCTTAACGATGTTTTCGCCCAGCCGGATGATGTCGTCCTGGTCGACGAAGCTGGCCTCGATGTCCAGCTGGGTGAATTCCGGCTGCCTGTCCGCACGGAAGTCCTCGTCGCGGTAGCAGCGTGCAATCTGGTAGTACTTCTCGAACCCGCCCACCTGCAGCAGCTGCTTGAAAAGCTGCGGGGACTGCGGGAGGGCGTACCAGGAACCCGGGGCCAGGCGTGCCGGAACCAGGAAGTCACGGGCGCCTTCCGGCGTCGAACGCGTCAGCGTGGGCGTCTCAATCTCCACGAAGCCCTCCTGGTGGAGCAGGTCGCGCGCCACCCGGTTGGCCTCGGAGCGGAGGCGCAGGTTGCGGCTGGGGCCGGGGCGTCGCAGGTCAAGGTAGCGGTGCTTGAGGCGGGCTTCCTCGCCGACTTCCACGTGTTCGTCAATCTGGAACGGCAGGGGGTCGGAGGTGTTGAGGATGGTGACGTCCTCGGCAATGACCTCGATCTCTCCCGTCGCGAGGGCGGGATTCTCGTTACCCTCCGGACGCTTGGATACGGTGCCCGTGACCTGCAGGACGTACTCGTTGCGCAGTCCGTGGAACACTTCTTCCTCGCGGACCACCACCTGGGCCACGCCGGAAGCGTCGCGAAGGTCAACGAATGCCACACCACCGTGATCACGACGGCGGCCCACCCAGCCGGTCAGGGTTACGGTTTGTCCAATGTGCTCGGAACGAAGGGATCCGAGGTCATGTGTGCGCAGCACAGCACGCCTTTCTGCGGGAAAACAGTGGGAAGTTTCAATATGATCGTTGCGGGAACGATCCCGTCCGAGTTTACCCGCTGGAAAGGGAATGCCGCCGCATGAGCGAACCGCAGCAGCTGCAGCGCAGGCTCGGGACCTTTGATGCCACCGCGATCGGACTCGGTTCCATGCTGGGCGCCGGCGTGTTTGTGGTGTTCGCTCCGGCCGCGGCGCTGGCAGGGAATCTTCTGGTCCTGTCAGTACTGATCGCAGGAGCGGTGGCGTACTGCAACGCCGTGGCCTCTGCCGCCCTCGCCGCCAAGTACCCCACCAGCGGCGGTACTTATGTGTACGGCCGGAACCAGCTCGGCGAGTGGCCGGGCTTCCTGGCAGGCTGGGGTTTCGTGACAGGCAAGACGGCGTCCTGCGCAGCCATGGCGTTGACGTTCGGCAGCTACGTGGCGCGGGATTATGCGGTCCCGGTTGCTGTGGCCGCCGTCGTGGCGCTCACCGGAGTCAACCTGTTCGGCATTACCCGGACCGCCCTGCTGACACGCATTCTGCTGTGCATGGTCCTGGCGACGCTGGTCTTCGTCGCCGTGGCCGCGTGGCTGGGCCCGCACGCCGCGGCGGAACTGACCGGGCCGCCGTCGGGCAACCCGGCGGGAGTCCTGCCGGCAGCCGGGCTCATGTTCTTCGCTTTTGCCGGCTATGCCCGGATCGCCACGCTGGGTGAAGAGGTCAAAGACCCCACACGGGCCATCCCGCGGGCCATCCTGGCGGCCCTGGCAGCCGCTTTCGCCATCTACCTGCTGCTGGCACTGCTCCTGCTGAACCATCTCGGAGAGCGGCTTGCCGCGTCCGGAACTCCCCTGCTGGACGCAGTATTGGATTCCCGTCTTGCCCCTGCCGCGCCGCTGGTGCAGGCGGGCGCAGCCGCTGCGTGCCTGGGCGCCCTCCTAGCCCTCATCACCGGCGTGGGGCGGACCACCCTGGCCATGGCACGGGAACGCGATCTTCCGGGTCCGCTGGCAAAGGTAGGCGGCACCCACACCGTCCCGTTCGTGGCGGAACTTGCCGTGGCCGCCGTCGTCATCCTGCTCCTGCTGACCACCAACGTGATGACGGTGGTGGGCTTCTCAAGCTTCGGCGTACTGGTGTATTACGCCGTGGCGAACGCGTCCGCCTTCACCCTCACGACCCATCCCGGCTATGCTCCCCGCTGGCTGAACGCCGTGGGGTTCCTGGGCTGCGTCGTCCTTGCCTTCACCCTGCCGCCGGCGCCCGTCCTGACCATGGCCGCGGTACTCGCAGCGGGGGTGGCCGGGCGCTGGCTGGTGCTGCGCCTCCGGCAGCGCCAGCCCAAGCGCTGAGTTCCCGGGCTACACGGAGGCTGCTGCGGGGGCGGTTGTTTCAACCTGAACCGTCAGGTCCTCCAGCGGCGGCATCCAGGTTTCGGGTGCCGCCAGCACCTGTTCGCCGGTACGGATGTCCTTGACCTGGTGCGTGCCGTCCTCGTCGGTGAACCAGACGAACGGGATGCCCCGCCGGTCCGCGAACTTGATCTGCTTGCCGAACTTTTCTGCCTTGGCCGCCACTTCAGTGGGAATGCCCCTGCTGCGCAGGAGCGCGGCGACGTCCTGGGCGCCGCCCCAGCTGTCGTCGTGGTTCAGGGCCACCAGCACCGCCGTGGGAACCGAACGGGAGGCCTTGGCCAGGTCCTGGCTCAGGATCCGGGACACCAGACGGGTGACGCCGATGGACAGCCCGACGCCCGGGAACTTCCGGTTGCCCTTGGACGCCAGGGCGTCGTACCGGCCGCCGGAGCAGATGGACCCGAGTTGCTCGTGGCCCACCAGCACGGTCTCCACCACGGTGCCGGTGTAATAGTCCAGGCCGCGGGCGATGCTGAGGTCGGCCAGCACCTTGCCGGGAGCCCGCTGCACGGCGGCATCGATGACCTGTTCCAGTTCGTCCAGGCCTTCATCCAGGAGCTCGTTGGTGACGCCGAGGGCCCGGACCTGCGCCACGAAGGATGTGTCTTCCGTGCGGATGGCTGCCAGCTGCAGCGCCTTGGCGGCCTGGTCATCGGAAGCGCCCAGTTCGCTCTTCAGCAGTTCAGCCACCTTGGCGGGACCGATCTTTTCAAGCTTGTCGATGCTGCGCAGCACGCCTGCGGTGTCATCGAGGCCGATGCCGCGGTAGAAGCCCTCCGCGAGCTTGCGGTTGTTGATCCGGAGGCGGAAGTCGGGGATGGGCAGGGCGCTGAGGGCCTCGGCGATGACCAGTGCAATCTCAACGTCGTAACGGAACGGAAGCTCGCCGTCGCCCACCACATCGATGTCCGCCTGGGTGAACTCGCGGGCCCGGCCTTCCTGGGGCCGCTCGCCGCGCCACACCTTCTGGATCTGGTAGCGGCGGAACGGGAAGGCGAGGTAGCCGGCGTTTTCGACGACGTAGCGGGCAAACGGCACCGTCAGGTCAAAATGCAGGGCCAGCGCGTGGGGATCCGCTTTGCCGCCCTTCACCGGGTTGTCGCTCTCATCCTCCTGGGTAAGCTGAGTCCGTACACTTCCTTGTCGATCTCGCCCTTGCGGAGCAACTGACCCACCGTCTCCACAGCCCGGGTTTCGATCGAGGCAAAACCATGGAGTTCAAAGACCCTGCGCAGGGTATCGAGCACATGCAGCTCCACCAGCCGCTCCTCTGGAAGCCACTCGGGGAATCCGGACAGGGAGGCGGTGCGTGCCATGGGGAAGGTTCTCCTTAGGGATGGAAGGCGCGGCGCACTGCTTACCACACCGTTCAGAGACGGCGTACGGCGGCAGCACAGCCGGTCATGCATAAACTATGTGCGGCAGCCAGTTTATGCGTTCCTCCGTGTGCATCTCTAATACGGCGGACGGCACTGACTCGCCGCTGATTCCTGCGCGCCGCGGCCAACCGCGGCACACCCGCAGCCCGACGATGAGGAGGACCCTTGCTTACCAGTTCACGCAGTGCCCGCGAAACGAAACGGCGCATCCTGCAAATGGAAGCCAAGCGTGACTTCCGGCGCGACCAGGAGAAGCGGCGCAAACGCGACAACCTCGTGGCCGCCGGCGCGGGAACCGCCGCCGTAGTGCTTGCCGTCGTCCTCCAACTCACGGCGTTCGCCGGGAACCCGACCGAGGACGAGTATGCCGCCGCCCAGGCAGGCCTGACGGAGCCATCCGCCTCGGCCAGCGCCTCCCCCACTCCATCCGCTGCGGCAACCAACGGGCCGAACATCCCGGCCGCAGACACCGCTGCGGGCAAGACGTTCACGGGCCAGCTGCTGCTGAACGGCAGCCCGCTCGGCGTGGAGGTGGATGGAACCAAGGCTCCGCAGGCCGCCGCGGTCTTCAAGTCGCTCAGCGACCAAGGCTATTTCAACGGCAAGACGTGCCACCGGCTCACCACCGCCGACCAGTTCGGCGTGCTGCAGTGCGGCTCACCCAATGGCGACGGCCAGGGCGACCCCAACTACACGTGGGGCCCGTTGGAAAACACCCCGGCGGACAACATGTACCCCGCCGGCACCATCGCCGTGGCCCGTACCGGCAACAACGCCTACGGCAACGGGACACAGTTCTTCATTGTCTACAAGGACACGGCAATTCCGGCAGACGCGGCAGGGGGCTATACCGTGGTGGGAAAGGTGACCTCGGGGCTTGATGTGGTGTCCAACATTGCTGCCGCCGGCGTCACGCCAGGCGCCAGCGACACGGACGGCGCACCAAAACAACCAGTCACGATAGACTCGTTTTCTCTGAAGTAGGAGCCGGGCCGGCAAGGCCGCGGTGCAGTACGTGAGTATTTCCCTCCAAGCGAAAGACTTTTAGCGGTGACAGACAGTCAGAAATCCGACGAAACAGCAACAGGCGTAACCGAACCAACGGCTCCGGCCGAGGACGCTGCCGATACTGCTGCACAGGCCGGGCAGGCACCTGCGGCCCCCGAATCAACCGCTTCAGAGGAGGGCACTGCTGAAGAGAGCCCTGTCGACGAGGGCACTGTTGATGAGGGCTCTGTTGAGGAGGCCACTGCGCAGGACGCGGAAGACCAGTCCGCGGCAGCCCCTGCCGCGGAGCCGTCCGTGCCTGCTGCCGCAGCCGCTCCGGGGCCCCGGCCGTCAGCACCGTCGCCTGCTGCCTTTGCGTCGCGTCCCAAGCCCGCTGCCGCCGCTCCCGCCGCCGCACCGGTGCCCGCTGCTCCCAGCACATCTGTCGCCGAGGCCTCCAAGTGGGGCCGGGTGGAAGGGGACGGCCACGTCTACCTGAATATCGACGGCGGCGAGCACCCCGTGGGACAGTACCCCGGCGTGAGCGGCGATGAGGCGCTGATCTACTTTGCGCGAAAGTACGACGACGTCGTGGCGCAGATCGTCCTCCTCGAACAGCGCGTCAGCTCCAAGGCTCCCAGCACCGACATGCAGAAGACGGTAACGCACCTGCGTGAACAGCTCGCCGAACGGAACATGGTGGGCGACCTGCGGGCAGCCGAGGCGCGCCTGGACAAGCTCGCCGCCGAGATCACCGAGCTGGAGAAGGCCGAGAAGGCCGAGCACGATGCCGTGCGTGCATCCGAGCTTGCAGCGCGTGAGGCCATCGTCACCGAGGCAGAGCAGATTTCCGGCCAGGATCCCGCCCAGACGCAGTGGAAGACCTCAAGCGCCCGGATGAACGAGCTTTTCGAGAACTGGAAGGCAGCCCAGAAGAGCGGCGTGCGGCTGGGCCGCAGCAACGAGGACGCCCTCTGGAAGCGCTTCCGGGCCGCCCGCACCGTCTTCGACCGTCACCGCCGGGCTTATTTCTCCCAGCTGGACAGCAACAATTCCGCGGCCAAGGCTGCCAAGGAAAAGCTGATCGCTGAGGCCGAGGCGCTTTCCACGTCCACGGACTGGGGCTACGCCGCCGGCGAATACCGCCGCCTGATGGACCAGTGGAAGGCATCGCCGCGGGCAAGCCGCAAAGACGACGACGCGCTGTGGGCCCGGTTCCGCGCCGCGCAGGACGTCTTCTTCACCTCGCGCCAGGCTGCCAACGACGAAATTGACCAGGAATACGCCGCCAACCTTACGGTGAAGGAGGCGCTGCTGGCCGAGGCCAACGGCATCCTTCCGGTGAAGGACCTGGCAGCCGCCAAGAAGGCGCTCCAGTCCGTCCGTGACCGCTGGGAAGAGGCCGGCAAGGTACCCCGGGCGGACATGGGCCGGATCGAAGCCGGGCTCCGGAAGGTGGAAGACGCCGTCCGCCACGCCGAGGAAGAGCAGTGGCAGCGGTCCAACCCCGAACGCAAGGCACGCACCAACAGCGCACTCTCGCAGCTGGAGTCCGCCATTGCCGGGCTCCAGGAAGACCTTGCCAAGGCCGAAAAGAGCGGTGACCAGCGCAAGATCAATGCTGCCCGCGAGGCCCTCGAGGCGCGCCAGGCCTGGCTCGACCAGCTCCAGCGTTCCGCTAGCGAGCTGTCCTAAGCTCTTCTTGCGCTGAGCTTCTTTGGCTTGGGCTGAAGGACACAGGCCCGGTCCCGGTTATCCACATAACCGGACCGGGCCTGTGCCCGTTAACCACGGTCCGGGCAGGATGGGGGTATGGCCACACCACCAGCATCCCCAGCCGCCGGACCGGCAAGGGAACCCTCCGCTTCCGCACCGGGGCCGGGCTGCCCGGCAGGCGGAACAGAGGCGGCCGCGGCGCCACGCTTTCCCGAACTGTACGCACCCGGGGTCCCCTTCGCCGGTCCGGAACTCCAATCCCTGGCCGCCGACGGGCTGCTGGCCCGGTTCCACCAACACGGTTACACGCTTCCAGGGTTGCCGGCGTCCCCGCAGCTACGGGCAAGGGCAGCCGCGGGCGCTGTGCCGGCGGCCATCCGGCAGCGGGTCGTGGCGGGGCGGATGACTGCGGCGTGGATCTATGGCTGCGCGGCGGAACCGGACAGGCTTGCGCTCCTGGTTGATGCCAAGCGGCGGGTATCCAGCCTGCGGAATACCCGCGGCTGCACGCTTCACGAAGTGAAGTTGGGGCCGTTCGATGTGATCAGCCTGGGCGGCCTGATGGTTTCCAGCCCCTTGCGGACCGCCCTTGACATCGCCCTGCACGTGGAACCGGAGCGTGCCGTGCCTAGCCGGCTTGCTGGCGCGCCCGCAGCTGGACGTGCAGTTGCGGCTGCTGGTGCGGGCCATCGAAGCAACACCCAGAGTGCCCCACAAACGGGCTGCCCTGGAAAAGCTCGCCCTGTTAGCTCCTGCGTTTGTTGCCGGTGGTGCGGTAGACGTCGAAGACGCCGTCGATCCTGCGCACGGCGCTCAGGACGTGGCTGAGGTACTTGGGATCGCCCATCTCGAAAGCGAACTTTGAGATGGCCACCCGGTCCGTGGAGGTGTGGACACTGGCGGCGAGGATATTGACGTGGTTGTCGGAAAGGACCCGCGTCACGTCAGACAGCAGTGATTTGCGGTCCAGGGCCTCCACCTGGATTTCCACCAGGAAGACGCTCGACTGGGTTGGCGCCCAGTCCACGTCCACGATCCGGTCCGGCTGGTCCTTCAGGTCCGAGATATTGGTGCAGTCGGTGCGGTGCACAGAGACACCGGATCCCCTGGTCACAAAGCCCAGGATCGGGTCCGGTGGAACGGGCGTGCAGCAGCGGGCCAGCTTCACCCAGACGTCGCCCACGCCGCGGACCACGACACCGGAGTCGGAGAAGCGGACCTTGCTGACCTGGGTGGGGATGCTGACCTCTTCGACGTCATCATCGGCACTTTCGTTGCCGCCCAGGCTTTCGATCAGCTTTTCCATGACCGACTGGGCAGATGTGTGCCCGTCGCCCACGCCGGCGTAGAGGCCGGAGATGTCCGCGTATTTGAAATCCTCGGCCACGGCGGCCAGGGCCTCGTGCGTCATCAGCCGCTGCAGTGGCAGGTTCTGTTTGCGCATGGCACGCGTCAACAGCTCCTTGCCGCGGTCAATAGCTTCTTCGCGGCGTTCCTTGCTGAACCACTGGCGGATCTTGTTGCGTGCCCTGGCACTCTTGACGAAATGCTGCCAGTCCTGGCTCGGTCCGGCCCCCTCGGCTTTAGAGGTGAAGATTTCCACCCAGTCGCCGTGGTTCAGCTCGCTGTTGAGCGGTACCAGCTTGCCGTTGACCCGGGCGCCAATGGTGCGGTGGCCTACCTCCGTGTGCACGGCGTAGGCAAAGTCCACGGGCGTTGACCCTGCCGGCAGAGCCATGACTTCACCCTTGGGCGTGAAGACGAACACTTCACGGGCGTTGATCTCGAAGCGCAACGAGTCCAGGAACTCGCCGGGATCCGAGGTTTCCTGCTGCCAGTCCACCAGGGAGCGCAGCCATCCCATGTCGCCGTCGCGGGGGCTTCCGGGGCCCACCGCCGTGCGGTTGGGCTGATCCTTGTACTTCCAGTGGGCCGCCACGCCATACTCGGCCCGGCGGTGCATCTCGTGCGTGCGGATCTGGATCTCCACCGGTTTGCCGCCGGGACCGATCACCGTGGTGTGCAGGGACTGGTACATGTTGAACTTGGGCATCGCGATGTAGTCCTTGAACCTGCCGGGCAGGGGGTTCCAGCGCGAATGCATGGTGCCCAGGGCGGCGTAGCAGTCCCGGACGGAGTCCACCAGGACACGGACACCCATGAGGTCGTTGATGTCGTCGAAGTCCTTGTCGCGGACAATCATCTTTTGGTAGATCGAGTAGTAGTGCTTGGGCTTACCGGTAATCGTGGCTTTGATCTTGGCCGCGCGCAGGTCCTCGGTGATCTGGTCGCGGATGACGCCCAGGCTCTTCTCCCGCTCGGGGGTCCGGTCCCCCACCATCCTGACGATTTCCTCGTACACCTTGGGGTAGAGGGCCGCGAAGGACAGGTCTTCGAGCTCCCACTTGATGGTGTTCATGCCCAGCCGGTGCGCCAGCGGGGCGAAGATTTCCAGGGTTTCACGGGCTTTGCGGGCAGACGATTCGGCTGATACGAAGCGCCAGGTACGGGCATTGTGGAGCCGGTCGGCCAGCTTGATCATGAGGACGCGGATGTCCTTGGCCATGGCCACGACCATCTTGCGGACCGTTTCCGACTGGGCGGCCTCGCCGAAGCTGACCTTGTCCAGTTTGGTCACGCCGTCCACCAGCATGGCCACTTCCGGCCCGAAGTCCCGCTTCAGGTCCGCGAGGGTGTACGGGGTGTCCTCGACGGTGTCGTGCAGCAGGGCCGCCGCCAGGGTGGTGCCGCTGAGGCCAAGCTCGGCGAGGATGGTGGCCACAGCCACCGGATGGGTAATGTACGGGTCGCCGCTCTTGCGCTTCTGTCCGCGATGGCTCCGCTCAGCTACGTCGAAGGCGCGCTGGATGAGGTCGAAGTCCTCTTTGGGATTGTTGGCCCGGACAGTGCGAAGCAGCGGCTCAAGGATGGGCGAATAGGTGGCTGCTCCACGACCGGTCAGCCGGGCAAGGCGGGACCGGGTGCGCTCCCTCCGGCCGGGAAACGTTGCGCGTGATCCCGAATTGTCGACAGGAACCAGGGACCCCGGGCGCGCGGAGGATGCCGCACCGGCTTGTACACCGGCAGGACTTTTTTCTTCCTCTGCCGTTGGCGCCGACGCCGAACGTTCTTCCAATGAAGCACCCCTCACCACCGTTTAATTACTCCAGTCTATTCCCCCGGGCAGCCACTTTTATAACCGGGCGCGGACAGCCGAAGGCCGGGCAACGCACAGTGTGCATTGCCCGGCCTTTGATGGAGTGACGAGGGCCTGTGGCTGGCCGGTCAGGCTTTAGCCGGCGATGCCGGAACTGCCCGTTCGGTTGAACCGGCACGCCGCTGCTGGACGCGCCGCGCCTGCTTGACCAGGTCCGGTTCGCCCTGGCGGAGCCAGGCGTACATCGGAGCTGCGACGAAGATGGTCGCGGCAGTGCCGATGAGGATCCCGACGAACAGGGCCAGGGACAGGTCGCGCAGCGTTCCGGCACCAAGGAGCCCTGCACCGATGAACAGGATGGCGCCCACGGGGAGGATTGCCACCATCATGGTGTTGATGGAACGCACCAGGGTCTGGTTGACGGCAAGGTTGACTTCCTCACCGAACGTCCGGCGCGTGGATGCGTCGATTCCGGTCGTGTTTTCCCGGATCTTGTCGAAGACCACCACGGTGTCGTACAGGGAGTAGCTCAGGACGGTCAGGAACCCGATGATGGCAGACGGTGTGACCTCGAAATCGCTGAGGGCATACACGCCGGCCGTGATGAACATGGTCACGGCCATGCCGGCAAGCGCGGAGAGGGACATCTTCCAGGTCCGGAAGTACAGGGCCATCAGCAGGGCCGCGAGCAGCACGAACACCACCAGGCCGATCAGCGCCTGCTTGGTCACGTCAGCACCCCAGGTGGGGCCAACGAACGTGGAGGTCACCTCGTTGTCGGTGACACCGTAGGCGCCGGTGAGGCCCTGCTTGATCCGAAGGGTCTCATCGTCGGTCAGCTTGTCCGTCTGGATGCGCATGGTGTTGCCGGTCACGTTCGCAACGCGCGGAACACTGCCGGCGACCACGTCAGTTACCGCCTTTTCGCCGATGGTGGCGTCGGTGGTCTTGACGTTCGAAACCGTGAATTCGGAGCCGCCGCGGAATTCGATGCCGAGGTTGAAGCCACCCTTGGCCACCGGGATGATGATGGACAGCGCCACTCCCACCGCGGCG
This region of Arthrobacter sp. DNA4 genomic DNA includes:
- a CDS encoding MFS transporter produces the protein MSPSQSAPDTAQRKTPGKAALASFLGSTLEYYDFFIYGTAAALVFPHIFFPTADPAVGLISAFATFGVAYVARPVGGLVMGHFGDKLGRKKILLLTLGIMGLSSLGIGFLPGYEQVGIWAPILLVASRLAQGFSAGAESAGASTLTLEHSPEGKRGFFTSFVMTGYASGMVLATLVFIPVAALPQEAMMAWGWRIPFWLSIVVLGIAYWVRTHLDETPVFEEAQATDQVAPMPIKEVLRFQGADVMRVVGMSIMSVMQTVFTVFGLAYATTTAGFDRASILTVNAVAIGLSMVAMPLAARLSDRIGRRPLLLTAAIGCSVTIFLYFLALSSGNLALVFLSAFLNMTVLYSGFNGIW
- a CDS encoding N-acetyltransferase; this encodes MDAAWPAPDRHDAGGWTFRAAEGVTQRANSIWPRSEQYGGDQCSDDLPGLLREARAWYRSRSLPVIFQVFDTPAASGLHELLDAEGFTRQSETLVMTRSAVDARIPAGATPEVELSTEPSGEWLRVWWEVDGRGGEDSLAVAETILKGCPSVYALVRDGDGRASAVGRLALPGGSGQGGLYCMATLPAARRQGFAAAILQSLLRAGNERGVDGFWLLVTAANRGAQQLYGKAGFREAGRYLYRQERPQRALTGC
- the aspS gene encoding aspartate--tRNA ligase — protein: MLRTHDLGSLRSEHIGQTVTLTGWVGRRRDHGGVAFVDLRDASGVAQVVVREEEVFHGLRNEYVLQVTGTVSKRPEGNENPALATGEIEVIAEDVTILNTSDPLPFQIDEHVEVGEEARLKHRYLDLRRPGPSRNLRLRSEANRVARDLLHQEGFVEIETPTLTRSTPEGARDFLVPARLAPGSWYALPQSPQLFKQLLQVGGFEKYYQIARCYRDEDFRADRQPEFTQLDIEASFVDQDDIIRLGENIVKAVWQLIGADIPTPIQRITYADAMARYGSDKPDLRFGLELTELTDFFKDTNFGVFKAPYVGAVVMPGGASQARRALDAWQEWAKQRGAKGLAYVLYKEDGELAGPVAKNLTEFERAGLADAVGAKPGDCIFFAAGEKTPSRALLGAARVEIGHRTGLIDPTDWAFCWVVDAPMFETAAAAVASGDVAVGGGQWTAVHHAFTSPKPEFLDTFDKDPESALSYAYDIVCNGNEIGGGSIRIHQRDVQERVFELMGLDKEDAQTKFGFLLEGFKYGAPPHGGIAFGWDRVVSLLAGVESIRDVIAFPKSGGGHDPLTEAPAPITPQQRKEAGVDFKPEAKKPEVKKPEDKQ
- a CDS encoding APC family permease translates to MSEPQQLQRRLGTFDATAIGLGSMLGAGVFVVFAPAAALAGNLLVLSVLIAGAVAYCNAVASAALAAKYPTSGGTYVYGRNQLGEWPGFLAGWGFVTGKTASCAAMALTFGSYVARDYAVPVAVAAVVALTGVNLFGITRTALLTRILLCMVLATLVFVAVAAWLGPHAAAELTGPPSGNPAGVLPAAGLMFFAFAGYARIATLGEEVKDPTRAIPRAILAALAAAFAIYLLLALLLLNHLGERLAASGTPLLDAVLDSRLAPAAPLVQAGAAAACLGALLALITGVGRTTLAMARERDLPGPLAKVGGTHTVPFVAELAVAAVVILLLLTTNVMTVVGFSSFGVLVYYAVANASAFTLTTHPGYAPRWLNAVGFLGCVVLAFTLPPAPVLTMAAVLAAGVAGRWLVLRLRQRQPKR
- a CDS encoding peptidylprolyl isomerase; protein product: MLTSSRSARETKRRILQMEAKRDFRRDQEKRRKRDNLVAAGAGTAAVVLAVVLQLTAFAGNPTEDEYAAAQAGLTEPSASASASPTPSAAATNGPNIPAADTAAGKTFTGQLLLNGSPLGVEVDGTKAPQAAAVFKSLSDQGYFNGKTCHRLTTADQFGVLQCGSPNGDGQGDPNYTWGPLENTPADNMYPAGTIAVARTGNNAYGNGTQFFIVYKDTAIPADAAGGYTVVGKVTSGLDVVSNIAAAGVTPGASDTDGAPKQPVTIDSFSLK